Proteins from a single region of Haemorhous mexicanus isolate bHaeMex1 chromosome 4, bHaeMex1.pri, whole genome shotgun sequence:
- the OTOP1 gene encoding proton channel OTOP1: MEQAAGCPAVGGSYPQKNAEILSSQYGINLFLAGLLLTFAWAVHAVGISKSHLLSYLITLMLIQLLWMLWYLCRSCTQRRLIRDKDTHAGARWLKCGITLFAVITLILDSFKIGYYIDFSNCLSPTEGIFPVTHAVHTILQVYFLWCHAKDVIQSFKTLERFGVIHSVFTNLLLWTNGVLTESKHQLNEHKERLITLGFGNITIVLDDHAPQCNCTTTTLCSIFSQGIYYLYPFNIEYHILASTMLYVLWKNIGRKVEHHQQNKTPFKFHGITVGMIFGLIVLTSTIAIVVVYLIQIGGSKIKSELALTMFYLHAIFVLALMCTAGIVALLIYRLEDRSLDNSKNPARKLDAELLVGTAAGSWLLSWGSILAIICAQGHPKYTWYNLPYSVLVIIEKYIQNLFIIESIHREQEKVNEDIKTLRIVTISRGSTLSLTPLYKEIYNGRAARDSGDVPCLFKGSICGTENDGAGVAREEMSQDNSLVMHSASDFSFYSRNSVTNNKRRILKNIAAFLFLCNLSLWIPPAFGCRPEYDNGLEEIVFGFEPWIIVVNLAMPFSIFYRMHSAASLFEVNCKT, translated from the exons ATGGAGCAAGCCGCCGGGTGCCCCGCGGTGGGCGGCAGCTACCCGCAGAAAAACGCCGAGATCCTCAGCAGTCAGTACGGCATCAACCTCTTCCTGGCCGGGCTGCTGCTCACGTTCGCCTGGGCTGTGCATGCTGTGGGCATCAGCAAGAGCCACCTGCTCTCCTACCTCATCACGCTGATGCTCATCCAGCTGCTGTGGATGCTGTGGTacctctgcaggagctgcacgCAGAGGAGGCTGATCCGGGACAAGGACACACACGCTGGAGCCCGCTGGCTGAAGT GTGGGATTACATTATTTGCAGTGATTACTTTAATTCTGGACTCCTTTAAAATTGGATATTATATTGATTTTTCAAACTGCTTATCACCAACTGAAGGCATTTTTCCTGTTACACATGCTGTCCACACCATCTTACAG GTGTATTTTCTGTGGTGTCATGCAAAGGATGTTATCCAGTCTTTCAAAACACTTGAAAG GTTTGGTGTTATCCATTCTGTTTTCACAAATTTGCTCCTGTGGACAAATGGCGTGTTAACAGAGTCAAAGCATCAATTGAATGAACATAAGGAAAGACTAATCACACTTGGTTTTGGGAACATAACTATAG TTCTAGATGATCATGCACCTCAATGCAATTGCACAACAACAACCCTCTGCTCGATATTTTCTCAGGGAATATATTACCTATATCCCTTTAATATAGAGTACCACATCCTAGCATCCACGATGCTCTATGTCCTGTGGAAGAACATTGGTCGTAAAGTTGAGCACcaccagcaaaacaaaactccattcaaatTCCACGGCATAACTGTTGGAATGATTTTTGGACTAATCGTGTTAACTAGCACAATAGCCATAGTTGTTGTGTATTTAATTCAGATTGGAGGCTCAAAAATCAAAAGTGAGTTAGCACTCACTATGTTTTACTTGCACGCTATCTTTGTGTTGGCTCTCATGTGCACAGCTGGAATCGTCGCCCTTCTCATCTACAGACTGGAGGATAGATCGCTGGATAACTCCAAGAACCCTGCTCGAAAACTGGATGCAGAACTGCTggtgggcacagctgcagggtcctggctgctctcctggggctcaATCCTTGCCATTATCTGTGCCCAAGGTCATCCCAAATACACATGGTATAACCTGCCCTACTCTGTTCTGGTTATTATTGAGAAATATATTCAGAACCTCTTTATCATTGAATCCATCCACCGTGAGCAGGAGAAGGTGAATGAGGACATTAAAACTCTTCGAATAGTGACCATATCTCGGGGGAGCACTTTGTCCCTCACCCCCTTGTACAAAGAGATTTACAACGGCAGAGCTGCTCGTGACAGCGGCGACGTACCCTGTCTGTTTAAAGGCAGCATCTGTGGGACAGAAAACGATGGTGCTGGTGTTGCCAGAGAAGAAATGAGTCAGGACAATAGTTTGGTCATGCACTCAGCCTCAGATTTCTCATTTTACAGCAGAAACTCAGTTACTAACAACAAGAGGAGAATTTTGAAGAACATCGCTGCATTTTTATTCCTCTGCAACCTTTCG ctgtggataCCACCGGCGTTCGGGTGCCGCCCGGAGTATGACAATGGACTGGAAGAAATAGTTTTTGGCTTTGAACCCTGGATAATTGTTGTGAACCTTGCGATgcctttttctattttctatcgGATGCATTCAGCTGCCTCTCTCTTTGAGGTCAATTGTAAAACATAG